A window from Chitinophaga filiformis encodes these proteins:
- a CDS encoding YdeI/OmpD-associated family protein, with the protein MEKKAIETFCPVDRLQWREWLQKHHRTKASIWLIYYRKKTNLSTLTWSDAVDEALCFGWIDSTSKPIDDEKFMQFFTRRKTNSVWSKINKGKVQRLIDEGLMMPAGLESIEVAKQNGSWAILDDVEELKIPKDLEKAFKSQHGAKACFERLSRSVKKAMLYRLVLAKRPETREQRIADIMTSLAEQLKPPRKKTKK; encoded by the coding sequence ATGGAAAAGAAGGCTATTGAAACTTTTTGTCCTGTGGACAGGTTGCAATGGAGGGAATGGTTGCAAAAGCACCATCGTACCAAAGCATCCATCTGGTTGATCTATTACAGAAAGAAGACCAATCTTTCTACGCTTACCTGGAGTGACGCCGTAGATGAAGCGCTTTGCTTCGGATGGATAGACAGTACGTCAAAGCCTATTGACGATGAAAAGTTTATGCAGTTCTTTACCCGGCGAAAAACCAATAGTGTCTGGTCGAAAATTAATAAAGGCAAGGTACAACGCCTCATAGATGAAGGGCTGATGATGCCGGCTGGTCTTGAAAGCATTGAGGTGGCAAAGCAGAATGGCTCATGGGCAATTTTAGACGATGTAGAAGAACTGAAAATACCCAAAGACCTTGAAAAGGCATTTAAGTCCCAACATGGTGCAAAGGCCTGTTTTGAGCGTTTGAGCAGGTCGGTAAAAAAGGCCATGCTTTACAGGCTTGTATTGGCGAAACGGCCGGAAACAAGGGAACAAAGAATCGCCGATATAATGACATCCCTGGCTGAGCAATTAAAGCCACCCAGGAAGAAAACTAAAAAGTAA
- a CDS encoding DUF1761 domain-containing protein, whose product MISQLANLNWISVLVAFAGYFILGALWFTLFFSKQYRTSLGRENETLQNKPIFIVGPAICSLVITVASAVLIYALNLQSFDDALKFSFLVGIGYLFANTVNIAINPNIPRPILYGIISGTYHLVGISFVSIILVIMK is encoded by the coding sequence ATGATTAGTCAATTAGCAAATCTAAACTGGATCAGTGTATTAGTAGCATTTGCCGGGTATTTCATACTTGGGGCTTTATGGTTCACTTTATTTTTCAGTAAACAGTACAGGACCTCCCTGGGGCGTGAAAACGAAACGCTGCAGAACAAGCCTATTTTCATTGTTGGCCCGGCAATTTGCTCTCTTGTTATTACAGTGGCAAGCGCAGTGTTGATCTATGCGCTGAATCTCCAATCCTTTGATGATGCTTTAAAGTTCTCCTTTCTTGTAGGTATCGGGTACCTGTTTGCCAATACGGTGAACATTGCCATCAACCCGAACATTCCCCGGCCGATCCTGTATGGAATTATCAGCGGAACCTATCACCTGGTGGGTATTTCTTTCGTGAGTATTATCTTAGTGATCATGAAATAG
- a CDS encoding helix-turn-helix transcriptional regulator, producing MMNDTDTKRLSRLTAILTQLQTKRLLTATALADKFAVSVRTIYRDIKALEQAGVPILTEEGKGYTLMQGYRIPPVMFTESQANALILAEQLVLMNKDASFVKDYLEAIDKIKAVLGHSIRDKANLLAERTRIGQNLNAERNSNNLSELQFALTNFNLIRIEYANEAGQTTSRLIEPFALLSTQGNWLLVAWCRLREEFRYFRIDRIKKLEILSEHFTPHNMTLQEYFDRYY from the coding sequence ATGATGAACGACACCGATACAAAACGGCTTTCCCGGCTGACGGCAATCCTGACGCAATTGCAGACAAAGCGTCTTTTGACGGCAACAGCGCTGGCCGATAAGTTCGCTGTTAGTGTCAGGACCATTTACAGGGATATAAAAGCACTGGAGCAGGCGGGTGTACCGATACTGACAGAAGAGGGGAAGGGCTATACCCTGATGCAGGGGTACAGGATTCCTCCGGTGATGTTCACTGAAAGCCAGGCCAATGCCCTGATACTGGCGGAACAACTGGTGCTGATGAATAAAGATGCGTCATTTGTCAAGGATTACCTGGAAGCTATTGATAAAATAAAAGCAGTACTGGGACATAGCATACGGGACAAAGCGAACCTGCTGGCAGAAAGAACCCGGATCGGGCAGAACCTGAACGCGGAACGGAACAGTAACAATTTATCGGAACTGCAGTTTGCCCTTACCAATTTTAACCTTATACGGATTGAGTATGCCAATGAAGCAGGGCAAACAACAAGCAGATTGATCGAACCTTTTGCACTACTGAGCACACAGGGAAACTGGCTGCTGGTAGCCTGGTGCCGTTTGCGGGAAGAGTTCCGGTATTTCCGGATCGACAGGATTAAAAAGCTGGAGATCCTTAGTGAGCACTTTACCCCACATAATATGACCCTGCAGGAATATTTTGACCGTTATTATTAA
- a CDS encoding DUF2911 domain-containing protein — MKRINMMLLILALFTGLTTYAQVPGVPNSSTTQTLIQELGIGKITLSYSRPNVRGREIFGKLVPYGEVWRTGANTSTQITFSENVLLEGHAVPAGAYSLFSIPGKDTWTIILNKTVGDWGAYSYKQENDFLRFNVKPQAAKVKQETLTFQFQHATTETTDLILSWDNVGIDIHIASNDEEKILANIDSLMNQKEVSNLIYFTAIQYYYLHNKNTDKALGWIARAEKDFPKRGSYRLYKSRFLLRKGDRAGAISAAEEGIKVATDSNDSEYLHLNQEALALAKGKK, encoded by the coding sequence ATGAAGAGAATTAACATGATGCTGCTGATACTGGCCCTGTTCACCGGTTTGACCACTTATGCCCAGGTTCCGGGTGTGCCTAACAGCAGCACTACCCAAACCCTCATACAGGAATTAGGGATAGGTAAGATCACACTCTCCTATTCAAGGCCCAATGTCAGGGGAAGGGAAATATTCGGGAAACTGGTGCCTTATGGCGAAGTATGGCGTACGGGAGCGAATACCTCCACGCAGATAACATTTTCTGAAAATGTACTACTGGAGGGACATGCGGTACCTGCGGGTGCTTATTCCCTGTTTTCCATTCCGGGTAAAGATACCTGGACGATCATACTGAATAAGACGGTGGGCGACTGGGGAGCATACAGCTACAAACAGGAAAATGATTTCCTCCGTTTCAATGTGAAACCTCAGGCCGCGAAAGTAAAACAAGAGACCTTAACCTTCCAGTTTCAGCATGCTACTACCGAAACAACAGATCTTATCCTGAGCTGGGATAATGTTGGCATCGATATTCACATCGCATCAAACGATGAAGAAAAAATACTTGCCAATATTGACAGCCTGATGAATCAAAAGGAAGTTTCCAACCTGATCTACTTCACAGCTATCCAATATTATTATCTGCATAACAAGAACACAGATAAAGCACTCGGATGGATAGCCAGGGCTGAAAAAGACTTCCCTAAGAGAGGCTCCTACAGGCTTTATAAGTCACGCTTCCTGCTCAGGAAAGGAGACCGGGCTGGCGCCATCAGTGCGGCTGAAGAAGGGATCAAAGTGGCTACTGACAGCAATGACAGCGAGTACCTGCACCTGAACCAGGAAGCCCTGGCATTGGCCAAAGGCAAAAAATAA
- a CDS encoding protein-disulfide reductase DsbD domain-containing protein, whose amino-acid sequence MKAIIMLSILCSLCWTAVDAQILKPVKWSYAAKKTSATEATIYIKATMEQGWHIYSLDTPEEGPVRTAIAFTPDHSYQLTGALLQPQPLSKMEQQFGKEVKYFEKTVIFQQKIKLQQNTATVKGDITFMVCSDRQCLPPGNIQFSVDIK is encoded by the coding sequence ATGAAAGCGATCATCATGCTTAGCATACTATGTTCCTTATGCTGGACGGCTGTAGATGCACAAATATTGAAACCAGTAAAATGGAGCTATGCCGCCAAAAAAACATCCGCTACGGAAGCCACCATCTATATAAAAGCGACGATGGAGCAGGGATGGCATATCTATTCCTTAGATACGCCAGAAGAAGGGCCCGTCAGGACAGCCATCGCCTTCACGCCCGATCACTCGTACCAGTTAACAGGCGCCCTGCTGCAGCCACAACCGCTCAGTAAAATGGAGCAACAGTTTGGCAAGGAAGTGAAATACTTTGAGAAAACGGTGATCTTCCAACAGAAGATAAAACTACAGCAAAATACTGCTACTGTTAAGGGAGACATTACTTTCATGGTATGTAGCGACCGGCAATGCCTTCCGCCAGGCAATATTCAGTTCAGTGTAGATATAAAATAA
- a CDS encoding protein-disulfide reductase DsbD family protein encodes MKTIQYGLLVLVLFLSGLNSQIYAQGNTAGTDTGALIFSDIQDLSAVDSIAGTDTSAVVSTLQQMEPQVAHLTHHLSLFTIFLGGLLGGFAAVLLPCIFPMLPLTVGFFTKRHQNRRKGIIDALIYGLSIILIYVGLGLLITILFGADALNAISTNGIFNFSFFLLLVLFAASFFGAFEITLPGSWMNKVGNNSGQKGLTGIFFMAAALALVSFSCTGPIIGTLLVEAAVSGARLGPAIGMLGFALALSLPFVLFALFPSWLTSLPKSGSWLNSVKVCLGFLELALSLKFLSNVDLVYHWRLFDREVFLVLWITITALAGLYLLGKLKFSHDSDEKQVSVPRLFMAIIVLSFSLYMVPGLWGAPLKAISAFLPPQSGQDFDLYTRQLSAGADNLTGQPNDRPRKYANLFDKPAGLNPFFDYQEGIAYAKNAGKPVLIDFTGHACVNCRKMEAAVWPDKTVLGLLKNSYVLIQLYVDDKTTLPENEQYVSPFSKKRITTIGALNSDIQARQFNANAQPFYVLLDPATQKQLAAPRGADYDPASYAAYLKTGIASFGR; translated from the coding sequence ATGAAGACGATACAATACGGCCTGCTGGTGCTTGTATTATTCCTGTCGGGCCTGAACAGTCAAATATATGCACAGGGAAACACCGCCGGTACAGATACCGGGGCATTGATATTTTCAGACATACAAGATCTGTCAGCTGTCGATAGCATTGCAGGCACTGATACCTCCGCTGTAGTGAGTACCCTGCAGCAGATGGAGCCGCAGGTAGCGCACCTGACACACCATTTAAGCCTGTTCACTATATTCCTGGGCGGATTGCTGGGTGGCTTTGCCGCAGTACTGTTACCCTGCATTTTCCCGATGCTGCCTTTAACGGTCGGCTTCTTTACCAAACGGCATCAAAACAGGCGCAAGGGAATCATCGACGCGCTCATATATGGTCTTTCTATCATCCTGATCTATGTGGGTCTGGGACTGCTGATCACGATCCTGTTTGGAGCTGATGCGCTGAACGCGATCTCAACAAATGGCATTTTTAACTTTAGCTTCTTCCTGTTACTGGTATTGTTTGCCGCCTCATTTTTTGGGGCTTTTGAAATTACCTTACCCGGTAGCTGGATGAATAAGGTAGGCAACAACAGCGGACAAAAAGGTCTTACCGGCATCTTCTTCATGGCGGCGGCGCTCGCCCTGGTATCTTTCAGCTGTACCGGCCCAATCATAGGTACATTGCTGGTAGAAGCGGCTGTATCAGGCGCCCGCCTGGGCCCTGCCATCGGTATGCTGGGCTTTGCACTGGCCCTCTCCCTGCCCTTCGTGTTGTTTGCACTGTTCCCCTCCTGGCTGACCAGTCTTCCAAAATCAGGCTCCTGGCTGAATAGTGTGAAAGTTTGTCTCGGCTTCCTTGAGTTGGCACTGTCCTTAAAGTTCCTGAGCAATGTGGACCTGGTTTATCACTGGCGACTGTTTGACAGAGAAGTATTCCTGGTGCTCTGGATCACTATTACCGCACTGGCTGGCCTTTATCTGCTGGGCAAGCTGAAATTCAGTCACGATAGTGATGAAAAACAGGTGTCAGTTCCAAGACTATTCATGGCCATTATCGTCCTTTCATTTTCGCTGTATATGGTTCCCGGACTTTGGGGAGCTCCATTGAAGGCCATATCAGCATTCCTTCCGCCCCAGTCAGGCCAGGACTTTGATCTGTATACCCGGCAGCTGAGTGCCGGCGCGGATAATCTGACAGGACAGCCGAACGATCGTCCGAGGAAATATGCCAACCTGTTTGATAAGCCAGCTGGCCTCAATCCCTTCTTTGACTACCAGGAAGGCATAGCATACGCAAAAAACGCCGGCAAACCAGTGCTGATCGATTTCACAGGTCACGCCTGTGTGAACTGCAGAAAAATGGAGGCTGCCGTATGGCCGGATAAAACAGTGTTGGGCCTGTTAAAGAACAGTTATGTACTCATTCAACTGTATGTGGATGATAAAACAACACTACCGGAAAACGAGCAATATGTCAGCCCTTTCAGCAAAAAGAGGATCACTACAATAGGGGCATTGAATAGTGATATACAGGCGAGGCAATTCAACGCAAACGCACAACCATTTTATGTGTTGCTCGACCCTGCTACACAAAAACAACTCGCAGCTCCCAGGGGGGCAGATTATGATCCTGCCAGCTATGCAGCTTATCTGAAAACAGGTATTGCATCTTTTGGCAGATAA
- a CDS encoding peroxiredoxin family protein gives MIKKQLIFMLCLILATGATTQQTKAPLQQGRWHASLFRNDGKQIPFVIELRYDQQQLFAYIVNGREKIRTENISFSEDSAVIRMPVFESFFRVRKVGTDSLNGVWVKGAEGEDIIVPFSARLAANSTVMPAKAKGSIQGKWSMEITRPNRTKRPAVGSFTQKGNKISGFILTPSADYRYLEGTIAGDSILFSTFDGSHAMLFLARISGNKMSGTFYNGASAKEDWVATRNEQAALPQANVPVTAVRGSGEEKLNFSFRNIDGATVSINDAQYKGKVVVLQVMGSWCPNCMDETAFLSEYYRKNKDRGIEVIALAYELSTDESRSANSLRKFREKFNVPYQMLITGATASDPEKAEKTLPQLTALKNFPTTIFIDREGKVKAIETNFYGPASKEYHEKFKREFEETVNKLLRK, from the coding sequence ATGATAAAGAAACAACTAATATTCATGCTCTGCCTGATCCTGGCAACAGGCGCAACAACACAACAAACAAAGGCGCCGCTACAACAGGGACGCTGGCATGCTTCGCTATTCCGAAATGACGGGAAGCAGATACCATTTGTTATCGAATTACGCTACGACCAGCAGCAGCTCTTCGCCTATATCGTCAACGGACGGGAAAAGATCAGGACAGAAAACATCTCTTTCAGCGAAGATTCAGCTGTTATAAGGATGCCTGTATTTGAATCCTTCTTCAGGGTCAGGAAAGTAGGTACCGACAGCTTGAATGGTGTATGGGTAAAAGGCGCAGAAGGTGAAGATATCATTGTTCCTTTCTCTGCTCGTCTGGCGGCAAACAGTACCGTTATGCCAGCTAAGGCAAAAGGCAGCATACAGGGAAAATGGTCTATGGAAATTACGCGCCCGAACCGGACTAAACGTCCGGCTGTGGGTAGTTTCACACAAAAGGGCAATAAAATATCAGGCTTCATCCTCACGCCATCGGCAGATTACCGTTACCTGGAAGGAACTATTGCCGGCGATTCCATACTGTTCTCCACATTCGACGGGAGTCACGCCATGCTCTTCCTGGCAAGGATCAGTGGCAATAAAATGAGCGGCACTTTTTATAATGGCGCCAGTGCTAAAGAAGACTGGGTGGCAACACGTAATGAACAGGCAGCCCTGCCACAGGCGAATGTTCCTGTAACTGCAGTAAGGGGAAGCGGTGAGGAAAAGCTCAATTTCAGTTTCAGAAATATTGACGGAGCGACAGTCTCCATCAATGATGCGCAGTATAAAGGTAAAGTGGTGGTATTGCAGGTAATGGGATCATGGTGCCCCAATTGTATGGATGAAACAGCCTTTCTGAGCGAATATTACCGCAAAAATAAAGACAGGGGAATAGAGGTGATTGCACTGGCTTATGAATTAAGCACTGACGAAAGCAGATCTGCCAACAGCCTCAGGAAGTTCCGTGAAAAGTTCAACGTGCCTTACCAGATGCTGATCACAGGTGCAACGGCGTCCGATCCTGAAAAAGCCGAAAAGACACTTCCACAGCTAACAGCACTTAAAAACTTCCCTACAACGATCTTTATTGACAGAGAAGGAAAGGTGAAAGCGATTGAAACCAATTTCTATGGTCCTGCTTCGAAAGAATATCACGAGAAATTCAAACGGGAGTTTGAAGAAACCGTGAATAAGCTTCTTCGTAAGTAA
- a CDS encoding SDR family NAD(P)-dependent oxidoreductase encodes MKKILILIFIFFSGLMSGYSQSCDFTETSFLPDEIDTSVVSPDSSRPYALIAGGSKGIGYALAEALAKRKYNLILIARHLDSLLAAKQKLESAYAIHVEILVHDLSKEESATEIAKWCMDRNIKLKVLCNVAGHGGPRDYLLTSLDTLRYMVRLNVESMMALSLTLLPLLEKNAPSCILNVASMAGFAPIPIKNLYSATKSAVVFFSYSLRYQLKKKHISVSCLCPGPVFTKPEIRRETEKRFGWFGKKMAVSPKRVGEIAVKKTLKGRLIIVPGTLAKVIAVLIRTLPRRTVTSLYAKAGD; translated from the coding sequence ATGAAAAAGATACTCATTCTGATCTTTATTTTCTTTAGTGGTTTGATGAGTGGATATAGTCAGTCATGTGATTTTACCGAAACTTCTTTTTTGCCGGATGAAATAGATACTTCAGTGGTGAGCCCGGACAGTTCGCGGCCATATGCTTTGATTGCGGGTGGAAGTAAGGGGATCGGGTATGCGCTTGCCGAAGCATTAGCCAAACGAAAATACAATCTGATCCTGATCGCAAGACATCTTGATAGTCTGCTGGCTGCAAAGCAAAAGCTTGAATCGGCATATGCAATTCATGTAGAAATATTGGTACATGATCTAAGCAAGGAAGAATCGGCCACGGAAATAGCCAAATGGTGTATGGACAGGAATATTAAACTGAAGGTACTTTGCAATGTTGCGGGGCATGGCGGCCCCAGGGACTATTTACTTACCTCGCTCGATACCTTGCGTTATATGGTCAGGTTGAATGTTGAATCGATGATGGCACTCAGCCTTACATTACTTCCCCTGTTAGAGAAGAATGCTCCGTCCTGTATCCTGAATGTTGCCAGTATGGCTGGCTTTGCTCCCATTCCAATAAAGAACCTGTATTCTGCCACAAAATCTGCTGTTGTCTTTTTTAGTTATTCGTTACGCTACCAGTTGAAGAAAAAGCATATCAGTGTGAGTTGCCTTTGTCCCGGCCCTGTTTTTACTAAACCGGAAATAAGACGGGAAACAGAGAAGAGATTTGGTTGGTTTGGAAAAAAAATGGCAGTCAGTCCGAAAAGAGTGGGAGAAATAGCTGTGAAGAAAACATTGAAAGGGCGACTGATAATTGTACCAGGTACCCTTGCAAAAGTTATTGCTGTACTTATACGAACGCTGCCAAGAAGAACGGTAACCTCTCTCTATGCCAAAGCGGGTGATTAA
- a CDS encoding bestrophin family protein, giving the protein MHIGKSYKLSDFLIWTRRKIYILLILGALPVILYHELGIRWLVVPWNVVSLLGTATAFIVGFKNTQTYNRTWQAHGIWGNIDSSSRAWGIVCRDYLTDAAATRTLLDRHFAWLTIMRYQLREERVWEVADTHHNAEYQQYYTIPERQTDLEKELSKYLSAEDQTAISGVRNKATQLLSLQNKCVKDIYNTQALVPAQYLEMQRILNTLYSLQGQCESIKDTPYPRQYAIINTIFVRIFCFLLPFGMLQEFDKLDNIVTGVMKGHMIWLIIPFSVIISWMYTALEQVGESTENPFEGSANDVPISQLCRAIEIDLREMMGEKELPPPIKAQNDILI; this is encoded by the coding sequence ATGCACATTGGTAAATCCTACAAGTTATCCGACTTTCTCATCTGGACAAGAAGAAAGATATACATATTGCTCATCCTGGGCGCCCTGCCGGTAATACTATATCATGAACTGGGAATAAGATGGCTGGTGGTACCCTGGAACGTGGTATCACTACTGGGAACTGCCACGGCCTTTATTGTAGGTTTTAAAAACACCCAGACCTACAACCGTACCTGGCAGGCGCACGGCATCTGGGGCAATATCGACAGCAGCAGCAGGGCCTGGGGCATTGTGTGCCGGGATTACCTGACCGATGCAGCAGCGACCCGGACATTACTCGACCGCCACTTTGCCTGGCTCACTATCATGCGTTACCAGCTGCGGGAAGAACGTGTATGGGAAGTGGCAGACACTCACCATAATGCAGAATACCAGCAATACTACACCATTCCCGAGCGTCAAACAGACCTTGAAAAGGAGCTGTCGAAATACCTGTCGGCCGAAGACCAGACGGCTATTTCAGGCGTCCGCAACAAGGCAACACAGCTGCTGTCATTACAAAACAAGTGCGTGAAGGACATCTATAACACCCAGGCACTGGTACCCGCCCAGTACCTTGAAATGCAACGGATACTGAACACACTTTACAGCCTGCAGGGACAATGCGAATCCATTAAGGATACTCCCTACCCAAGGCAGTATGCTATCATCAATACCATCTTCGTCCGCATATTCTGTTTCCTGCTCCCTTTTGGCATGTTACAGGAATTTGACAAACTGGATAATATCGTAACAGGCGTTATGAAAGGACATATGATCTGGCTGATCATTCCCTTCAGTGTCATCATCTCCTGGATGTACACCGCATTGGAACAGGTGGGGGAAAGCACGGAGAATCCTTTTGAAGGCAGTGCCAACGACGTTCCCATCTCACAGCTCTGCCGGGCTATAGAGATAGATCTGCGGGAAATGATGGGTGAAAAGGAATTACCTCCTCCTATAAAAGCGCAGAACGACATTCTTATTTAA
- a CDS encoding carboxymuconolactone decarboxylase family protein, which yields MKQRVNFYEKGQNALKTLFTIGAYLKKSSLDQRLIELVDFRVSQINNCAYCLDMHSKDARAHGETEQRLYSISAWRETPYFTEKERAALAWAEAVTACQVPDEVYAQVKDHFTEEELVDLTLAISSINTWNRFNIAFPMPDAVGTYRVGQFG from the coding sequence ATGAAACAGAGGGTTAATTTTTATGAAAAAGGACAAAATGCATTAAAAACGCTCTTTACTATTGGCGCGTATCTCAAGAAATCTTCCCTGGACCAAAGGCTGATAGAACTGGTCGATTTCCGGGTATCTCAGATCAATAACTGTGCTTATTGCCTGGACATGCACTCAAAAGACGCCCGCGCTCATGGGGAAACAGAGCAGCGCCTGTACAGTATAAGTGCCTGGAGAGAAACGCCTTATTTTACAGAAAAAGAAAGAGCGGCGCTGGCCTGGGCAGAAGCGGTGACTGCCTGCCAGGTGCCTGATGAAGTGTATGCACAGGTAAAAGATCATTTCACCGAAGAAGAACTTGTTGACCTGACATTGGCTATTTCGTCTATTAATACGTGGAATCGTTTTAATATTGCATTTCCAATGCCTGATGCTGTAGGCACTTATAGGGTAGGGCAATTTGGCTGA
- a CDS encoding YciI family protein: protein MNEFLLVFRRDYKTKEIQPSPEELQAHLSRWRDWLRSLESANKLARPPQPWEANGRVLKHDKSVTDGPYAEIKESIGGFIVIKAADYEEALEIAKGAPIFDLGGTVEVRMAVK, encoded by the coding sequence ATGAATGAATTCTTATTAGTGTTCCGCCGGGATTACAAAACGAAAGAAATTCAACCCTCTCCCGAAGAGCTGCAGGCACATCTGAGCCGCTGGAGGGATTGGCTACGCAGCCTGGAATCAGCAAATAAGCTTGCCAGGCCCCCGCAGCCCTGGGAAGCCAATGGAAGGGTGCTGAAGCACGATAAGAGTGTGACGGATGGTCCTTATGCAGAGATCAAAGAATCTATAGGTGGGTTTATAGTGATAAAGGCTGCCGATTATGAGGAAGCCCTGGAAATAGCGAAAGGCGCTCCTATCTTCGATCTGGGAGGTACCGTGGAGGTACGTATGGCAGTGAAATAG
- a CDS encoding RNA polymerase sigma factor — MEERELLPHLFRTEYQKIVSVLCYLFGIEHIAVAEDIVSDTFLTATESWSAKGIPDNPTAWLYTVAKNKTKNWLKRNTFFRQKLMVDLQHNMPAGEEIEIDLSEQNITDSQLAMIFAVCHPAIPTESQIALALNLLCGFGAQEIADAYLTNKEVIYKRINRAKEKLKEADIKIQQPTLAEINDRLDAVLKTLYLLFSEGYYSTSNNTVLRRDLCIEAMRLNYLLIDHPHTNKPAVNALLALMCFHASRFDARLNDTGGLILYDDQDETRWNRELIERGEYYLNEAAAAPTLTKYHLEAGIAYWHTHKASSGEKWENILDLYNHLLILEYSPIAALNRTFALARVKGKQQAIVEAEKLSLTGNYFYHALLGNLYTDIDDHKALEYYKTALQLANSPADKTLMTKNIDQLNQKLQN; from the coding sequence ATGGAAGAGAGAGAGCTGCTACCACATTTATTCAGAACTGAGTACCAGAAAATAGTGTCGGTACTATGCTACCTGTTTGGCATCGAACACATAGCTGTAGCAGAAGATATTGTAAGCGATACATTTCTTACCGCTACTGAATCCTGGAGTGCCAAAGGCATCCCCGATAACCCCACCGCATGGTTGTACACCGTAGCCAAAAACAAAACAAAGAACTGGCTGAAGCGGAATACCTTCTTCCGGCAAAAGCTCATGGTAGACCTGCAACACAACATGCCGGCCGGAGAAGAGATTGAAATAGACCTGTCTGAACAGAATATTACCGACAGCCAGCTCGCCATGATATTTGCAGTATGCCACCCTGCCATTCCTACCGAATCACAGATAGCCCTTGCACTGAACCTGCTCTGCGGATTTGGGGCACAGGAAATTGCCGACGCCTACCTGACCAATAAGGAGGTGATCTACAAAAGGATCAACCGGGCAAAAGAAAAATTAAAAGAGGCAGATATAAAAATACAACAGCCAACCCTCGCAGAGATCAATGACCGCCTGGATGCCGTACTCAAAACATTGTACCTGCTTTTTTCCGAAGGCTACTACTCCACCTCCAATAACACGGTACTACGAAGAGACCTTTGCATAGAAGCGATGCGGCTGAATTATCTGCTGATAGATCATCCACACACCAACAAACCCGCCGTCAATGCGCTGCTGGCATTGATGTGCTTTCATGCCTCCCGCTTCGATGCGAGATTAAATGATACCGGTGGCCTCATCCTGTACGACGACCAGGATGAGACGCGCTGGAACCGGGAACTGATAGAACGGGGCGAGTACTACCTCAACGAAGCCGCTGCTGCTCCCACCCTCACCAAGTATCACCTCGAGGCTGGCATCGCCTACTGGCATACGCATAAGGCCAGTTCCGGAGAGAAATGGGAGAATATCCTTGACCTGTATAATCACCTGCTGATACTCGAGTACTCACCAATTGCCGCCTTAAACCGCACCTTTGCGCTGGCCAGGGTCAAAGGCAAACAACAGGCCATCGTGGAAGCAGAAAAACTCTCCTTAACCGGCAACTATTTTTACCACGCATTGTTAGGTAACCTATATACTGATATTGACGACCATAAAGCGCTGGAATACTATAAGACAGCTTTGCAGCTGGCCAATTCGCCGGCCGATAAAACATTAATGACAAAAAACATTGATCAGTTAAACCAAAAGCTGCAGAACTAA